One part of the Streptococcus sp. oral taxon 431 genome encodes these proteins:
- the nrdH gene encoding glutaredoxin-like protein NrdH has product MVTVYSKNNCVQCKMTKRFLDSNNVEYKEINLDEQPEYIDQVKELGFSAAPIIQTPTEVFSGFQPGKLKQLA; this is encoded by the coding sequence ATGGTAACCGTATATTCTAAAAACAACTGTGTCCAATGTAAAATGACGAAACGTTTTTTAGACAGTAATAATGTTGAATATAAAGAAATCAATCTTGATGAACAACCTGAATACATTGATCAAGTAAAAGAGCTTGGCTTTAGTGCTGCTCCTATTATTCAGACACCGACAGAAGTTTTCTCTGGTTTCCAACCAGGTAAACTCAAACAACTTGCTTAA